The Burkholderia cepacia genome includes a region encoding these proteins:
- a CDS encoding acyl-CoA-binding protein yields the protein MSELTAQFDQAQIDVKQLTERPGNLTLLRLYALFKQATDGDAHGDKPGFTDIVGKYKYDAWEALKGTSQDAAKQQYIELVESLKNGTAS from the coding sequence ATGAGCGAACTCACCGCCCAATTCGACCAGGCCCAGATCGACGTCAAGCAACTGACGGAACGGCCGGGCAACCTGACCCTGCTGCGCCTGTACGCGCTCTTCAAGCAGGCGACCGACGGCGACGCCCATGGCGACAAGCCGGGCTTCACCGACATCGTCGGCAAATACAAGTACGACGCATGGGAGGCGCTGAAGGGCACGTCGCAGGATGCGGCAAAGCAGCAGTACATCGAACTCGTCGAATCGCTGAAGAACGGCACGGCGTCCTGA
- a CDS encoding DEAD/DEAH box helicase: MTSSINSSPLNAIADQALGLDDAAAPAAVEPASDEPSFASLGLSPEIVSALQAAGYVKPTPVQQRAIPAGIAGRDLLVSSPTGSGKTAAFMLPAIERFAQLQKAQAQQPRAPREPNQGDRRARRPQPVARPGLLVLTPTRELAMQVTTAASTYGKHLKRLRTVSILGGVAYGQQLMLLAKNPEILVATPGRLLDHLERGRIDLSELKMLVLDEADRMLDMGFIEDIETIVDATPESRQTMLFSATLDGKIGSLTSRLLKDPERIEIQQRLESRANIAQTVHYVDDRDHKDRLLDHLLRDNALDQAIIFTATKIDADQLAGRLADAGFESAALHGDLPQGARNRTIRALRERRVRVLVATDVAARGIDIPGITHVFNYDLPKFAEDYVHRIGRTGRAGRSGIAVSLVHHAEQGALKRIERFVRSPLPVNVIEGFEPRKAPPRNGGNGGRGRPGGGNGGRRFGGKPGGGHGGNGRSYGGGNGGGWSGKPGGSRDGGNRRSDGQRGGPRRSNSAS, from the coding sequence ATGACTTCGAGCATCAACTCCAGCCCGCTCAACGCGATCGCCGACCAGGCGCTCGGTCTCGACGACGCCGCCGCACCGGCCGCGGTCGAACCGGCGTCGGACGAGCCGAGCTTCGCGTCGCTCGGGTTGTCGCCGGAGATCGTCTCCGCGCTGCAGGCCGCCGGCTACGTAAAGCCGACGCCGGTTCAGCAGCGCGCGATTCCGGCCGGCATCGCCGGCCGTGACCTGCTGGTCTCGAGCCCGACCGGTTCGGGCAAGACCGCTGCATTCATGCTGCCCGCGATCGAACGTTTCGCGCAGCTCCAGAAGGCACAGGCGCAGCAACCGCGCGCGCCGCGTGAACCGAACCAGGGCGACCGCCGTGCGCGCCGCCCGCAACCCGTCGCGCGCCCGGGCCTGCTCGTGCTGACGCCGACCCGCGAACTCGCGATGCAGGTCACCACGGCCGCCTCGACGTACGGCAAGCACCTGAAGCGCCTGCGCACGGTCAGCATCCTCGGCGGCGTCGCCTACGGCCAGCAGCTGATGCTGCTCGCGAAGAACCCCGAAATCCTGGTCGCCACGCCGGGCCGTCTGCTCGATCACCTCGAGCGCGGCCGTATCGACCTGTCCGAGCTGAAGATGCTCGTGCTCGACGAAGCCGACCGCATGCTCGACATGGGCTTCATCGAAGACATCGAAACGATCGTCGACGCCACGCCCGAGTCGCGCCAGACGATGCTGTTCTCGGCCACGCTCGACGGCAAGATCGGTTCGCTGACGAGCCGCCTGCTGAAGGATCCGGAACGCATCGAGATCCAGCAGCGCCTCGAGTCGCGCGCGAACATCGCGCAGACCGTGCACTACGTGGACGACCGCGACCACAAGGATCGCCTGCTCGATCACCTGCTGCGCGACAACGCGCTCGACCAGGCGATCATCTTCACGGCGACCAAGATCGACGCCGACCAGCTCGCCGGCCGTCTGGCCGACGCAGGCTTCGAATCGGCCGCGCTGCACGGCGACCTGCCGCAGGGCGCGCGTAACCGCACGATCCGAGCGTTGCGCGAGCGCCGCGTGCGCGTGCTGGTGGCAACCGACGTCGCGGCCCGCGGCATCGACATCCCGGGCATCACGCACGTGTTCAACTACGACCTGCCGAAGTTCGCGGAAGACTACGTGCACCGTATCGGCCGTACGGGTCGCGCGGGCCGCTCGGGCATCGCGGTGAGCCTCGTGCACCATGCGGAGCAAGGCGCGCTCAAGCGCATCGAACGCTTCGTGCGCTCGCCGCTGCCGGTCAACGTGATCGAAGGTTTCGAGCCGCGCAAGGCACCTCCGCGCAACGGCGGCAACGGTGGCCGCGGCCGTCCGGGCGGCGGCAACGGCGGTCGACGTTTCGGCGGCAAGCCGGGCGGCGGCCATGGCGGCAACGGCCGCAGCTACGGCGGCGGCAATGGCGGTGGCTGGAGCGGCAAGCCGGGCGGCAGCCGTGACGGCGGCAACCGCCGCAGCGACGGCCAGCGCGGCGGCCCGCGACGCAGCAATTCGGCGTCGTAA